Part of the Vicinamibacteria bacterium genome is shown below.
GAAGGGTGGGGCTGGCCGTGGGCAGGATGAGACGAACGGCGGCGTAGGCGGCGATCTGAGGTGCGGCGAAGAGGATGGCCGCACCCAGCGGCAGGTGCTCGAAGAGAGGAATCACCCAGGAGTGAAACGGGAAGACCCCCTTTCGTGTCAACACCGCCGCGAGAAGCAGGTAGTTCACACCGGAAGTCCCCGCTACCGACCCCGAGAGCAGGATACCGAGGCAGAAGAACAGGACGCTTCCACCCATGTAGATACCGACGGCGCGCGCGATCGGCCTCGACGTCTCCCGTGAGCGCAGCTCCAGGTAGGCATTGAGGGTCGACATGGCCCACAGGAAGGCGAGCAAGAGCGGCTCGATCGTCGCAAAGGATCCGAGGACGATGCTCTCGGCAGCGAGAATGCGCCGCACCGAGGCTCTGAGCCGTTCGGCGCGCGGCGCTCCGAGAAGGACGAAGGCGAAGAGAAGTCCGCCGAAGGGAAGGAGAAGCGAGTTGAGCTCGTCGACGACGAGGAGCGGTCTTCCGAGAATCAACCGGCCCGGATCGAGAGGATCGACGAGGGTCGCGCTTTCCCCGCGGTGATGAAACTGGTAGGCGATCAGCCCCGAGAGAAGGAGCTCGAGCCAGCTCATTCCCAGAACCACTCGACGCCCGATCCTCCCGGTCAGAAGCGAGAGAGGGGCGAGGGCGACGATGCCGGGGAGTAGCACGGCGAGGACCAGCCAGGGTCCGGAGAGCTCAACCACGCTTCACTCCACCGAGACGTTCGATACCTCGCCGCTCGAGCCCGTCGAGGAACCCAAAAAGCGCGAGAAAAGGCGCCACGGCGTATCGGTCGGCGAGATCGTCCAGGTGAGCTCGCTCCAGAGAAAGAAGGTAGAGACGCCGTTTCAGGGAGGATGGAACGCTCCGCTCGAGGTGGAGCCCGGTGCGTGCCAGGTGCCCGCCTACGGCATTCTGCAGCTGATGGAAATCGTGAAGGAGTGAAGGAGCGCGCAGGAACTGCAAGGTGCGGGTCATGGCGTTTCCGACGAGGTGGAGCAGAGGCAGAAGCCGAAACCCGAGCCCGATCTCGATGAAGATGATCCCAACCTGGGTCAAAGAAGCGTAGGCGAGCGCCGTCTTGATGTCGGTTTGCACCCGTCCCGAGAGAGTCGCATGAAGGGCAGTGAGAAGTCCGACGAGCACCACCGCTGCCGAGGCCACGAGCGAGCGGTCGAGCACCGGGGAGACCCGCAGCAGAAGAAAGGCGCCGGCGTGTACCGACAGCGCTCCGTAGAAAACCGCGCTCGAAGGGGTCGGACCTTCCATCGCTCGGGGGAGCCACCCCGAAAAGGGAATCTGCGCCGACTTGCCGCAGGCGGCCAATAGGAGAAGGAGCGCGAGCACGGTCGGCACTCCGCTCTCGAGCTCAGGCA
Proteins encoded:
- a CDS encoding proton-conducting transporter membrane subunit, coding for MVELSGPWLVLAVLLPGIVALAPLSLLTGRIGRRVVLGMSWLELLLSGLIAYQFHHRGESATLVDPLDPGRLILGRPLLVVDELNSLLLPFGGLLFAFVLLGAPRAERLRASVRRILAAESIVLGSFATIEPLLLAFLWAMSTLNAYLELRSRETSRPIARAVGIYMGGSVLFFCLGILLSGSVAGTSGVNYLLLAAVLTRKGVFPFHSWVIPLFEHLPLGAAILFAAPQIAAYAAVRLILPTASPTLLSLIGLASLATAIYGASLALVQEDVRRALGAIFMSQSALVMAGLDSRNTMGLAGGLALWISTGLALAGFTLTIGALEARRGQLSLRRYAGGYERTPFLAVSFLFLGLASVGFPGT
- a CDS encoding proton-conducting transporter membrane subunit; the protein is MSSSLLVVVLSLFVVSAQAALFLTLAAASLLAHALPEKFIGLFAKTTFLLSTLASLALFAVVTLGGGSPVVVPLGEWLATASYHFELSLLVDPLSVTYVTLTAALCGIVGAFAHSYLHRERGFNRFFVLLALFALGMTLTSLAGSLELIFASWELVGLSSALLIAFHHERPAPAKNGLRTFIVYRICDLGLLAAVALSHYELGTGDLELLFRDLPELESGVPTVLALLLLLAACGKSAQIPFSGWLPRAMEGPTPSSAVFYGALSVHAGAFLLLRVSPVLDRSLVASAAVVLVGLLTALHATLSGRVQTDIKTALAYASLTQVGIIFIEIGLGFRLLPLLHLVGNAMTRTLQFLRAPSLLHDFHQLQNAVGGHLARTGLHLERSVPSSLKRRLYLLSLERAHLDDLADRYAVAPFLALFGFLDGLERRGIERLGGVKRG